Proteins from one Camelina sativa cultivar DH55 chromosome 8, Cs, whole genome shotgun sequence genomic window:
- the LOC104708044 gene encoding probable cytosolic oligopeptidase A: MASEDSLSSNPLLQNFDFPPFDSVDAHHVRPGIRALLHQLEAELELLEKSVEPSWPKLVEPLEKIIDRLSVVWGMINHLKAVKDTPELRAAIEEVQPEKVKFQLRLGQSKPIYNAFKAVRESPDWKTLSEARQRLVEAQIKEAVLSGIALEDDKREEFNKIEQELEKLSHKFSENVLDATKKFEKLITDKTEIEGLPPSALGLFAQAAVSKGHENATADTGPWLITLDAPSYLPVMQHAKNRALREEVYRAYLSRASSGDLDNTAIIDQILKLRLEKAKLLGYRNYAEVSMATKMATVEKADELLEKLRSASWDPAVQDIEDLKSFAKNQGAAEADSLTHWDITFWSERLRESKYDINEEELRPYFSLPKVMDALFGLAKTLFGIDVVPADGVAPVWNSDVRFYCVKDSSGNPIAYFYFDPYSRPSEKRDGAWMDEVFSRSRVMAQKGSSVRLPVAQMVCNQTPPVGDKPSLMTFREVETVFHEFGHALQHMLTKEDEGLVAGIRNIEWDAVELPSQFMENWCYHRDTLMSIAKHYQTGETLPENVYKKLLAARTFRAGSLSLRQLKFATVDLELHTKYTPGGTETIYDVDQRVSIKTQVIPPLPEDRFLCSFSHIFAGGYAAGYYSYKWAEVLSADAFSAFEDAGLDDIKAVKETGQRFRNTILALGGGKAPLQVFVEFRGREPSPEPLLRHNGLLAASA; this comes from the exons aTGGCTTCTGAAGATTCTCTCTCATCGAATCCTCTATTGCAGAATTTTGACTTCCCTCCGTTTGACTCCGTTGATGCTCACCATGTCAGACCTGGGATTCGTGCTCTGTTGCACCAGCTC GAAGCTGAATTGGAGCTGCTAGAAAAAAGTGTAGAGCCGTCATGGCCAAAACTAGTGGAGCCATTAGAGAAGATTATTGATAGGTTATCTGTTGTTTGGGGTATGATCAATCACCTTAAGGCTGTCAAGGATACACCGGAGCTTCGTGCTGCCATTGAAGAAGTTCAG CCAGAGAAGGTGAAGTTCCAGCTTAGGTTGGGGCAGAGCAAACCCATTTACAATGCATTTAAGGCTGTTCGAGAATCTCCAGACTGGAAGACACTGAGCGAAGCTCGTCAACGATTAGTTGAAG CTCAAATAAAGGAGGCGGTTCTCAGTGGTATCGCTCTTGAAGACgacaagagagaagaatttAACAAAATTGAACAG GAACTTGAAAAACTTTCCCATAAGTTTTCTGAAAATGTTTTGGACGCTACAAAGAAGTTTGAAAAGTTGATAACAGACAAAACAGAGATTGAGGGGTTGCCGCCATCTGCACTTGGATTGTTCGCACAAGCAGCTGTTTCTAAG GGCCATGAAAATGCAACTGCTGACACTGGACCATGGCTCATTACACTGGACGCTCCTAGTTATCTCCCCGTCATGCAGCATGCCAAAAACCGTGCTCTGCGCGAGGAAGTGTACCGTGCTTACTTATCTCGTGCCTCTTCGGGTGATTTAGATAATACAGCAATTATTGACCAAATCTTGAAGCTTCGACTGGAAAAGGCTAAGCTTCTTGGTTACAGAAATTACGCTGAG GTAAGCATGGCCACGAAAATGGCTACTGTAGAGAAAGCAGATGAGCTACTAGAAAAGCTTCGCAGTGCCTCATGGGATCCGGCTGTTCAAG ACATAGAAGATCTTAAGAGTTTTGCAAAGAACCAAGGTGCTGCAGAAGCTGACAGTTTGACTCACTGGGACATCACTTTCTGGAGTGAGAGGCTTCGTGAATCCAAATACGATATCAATGAG GAAGAACTGCGACCTTACTTCTCACTACCAAAGGTTATGGATGCGTTATTCGGTCTAGCTAAGACACTATTTGGAATCGATGTTGTGCCAGCAGATGGTGTGGCTCCG GTCTGGAACAGCGACGTTAGATTCTACTGCGTCAAAGATTCTTCTGGAAATCCAATTGCTTATTTTTACTTTGATCCATACTCCCGTCCTTCAGAAAAGAGAGATGGCGCTTGGATGGATGAAGTATTTTCTCGTAGCCGAGTCATGGCCCAGAAGGGTTCCTCTGTTAGGCTCCCTGTTGCTCAAATGGTCTGCAACCAAACACCACCAGTTGGTGACAAGCCAAGCCTTATGACATTCCGTGAG GTAGAGACTGTGTTCCATGAATTTGGCCATGCTCTTCAGCATATGCTTACCAAAGAGGATGAGGGGCTAGTGGCTGGTATCCGAAATATTGAGTGGGATGCAGTTGAATTACCTTCACAGTTTATGGAGAACTGGTGCTACCACAG GGATACCTTAATGAGCATTGCTAAGCACTATCAAACCGGAGAAACTCTTCCTGAGAATGTATACAAGAAGCTCCTGGCTGCGAGAACATTCCGTGCAGGGTCCCTTAGTCTTCGTCAG TTGAAGTTTGCTACAGTTGATCTGGAGCTGCACACAAAATATACGCCGGGTGGGACAGAGACCATCTACGATGTTGATCAGAGGGTGTCCATAAAAACACAAGTGATTCCTCCACTTCCTGAGGATAGATTCCTCTGCAGCTTCAGTCATATATTTGCAG GCGGTTATGCAGCTGGATACTACAGTTACAAG TGGGCGGAGGTTTTGTCTGCGGATGCGTTTTCAGCCTTTGAAGATGCTGGGTTGGATGACATCAAG GCTGTTAAAGAAACAGGACAGAGATTCAGAAACACTATACTTGCTCTGGGAGGAGGAAAAGCACCTCTACAA GTGTTTGTGGAGTTCAGAGGTCGAGAACCTTCCCCAGAGCCTCTGCTCAGACACAATGGGCTCTTGGCTGCTTCTGCTTGA
- the LOC104708049 gene encoding AP2-like ethylene-responsive transcription factor AIL6 — MAPMTNWLTFSLSPMEMLRSSDQSQFVSYDASSAASSSPYLLDNFYGWTNQKPQEFFKEEAHLAAAASMADSTILTTFVDPQSHTQSHIPKLEDFLGDSSSMVRYSDNSQTETQDSSLTQIYDPRHHHNHNQTGFYSDHHDFKTMAGFQTAFSTNSGSEVDDSVSIGRTHLAGEYLGHVVESSSGPDLGFHGGSNNNTNTTGGALSLAVNVNNSTNQHRNDNEITNHHYRGGGERNNNNNNNNENSEKTESEKEKPIVAVETSDCSNKKIADTFGQRTSIYRGVTRHRWTGRYEAHLWDNSCRREGQARKGRQVYLGGYDKEDKAARAYDLAALKYWNATATTNFPITNYSKELEDMKHMTKQEFIASLRRKSSGFSRGASIYRGVTRHHQQGRWQARIGRVAGNKDLYLGTFATEEEAAEAYDIAAIKFRGINAVTNFEMNRYDVEAIMKSALPIGGAAKRLKLSLEAASSEQKPILGHQLHHFQQQQQQLQLQSSPNHSSINFALCPNSAVQSQQIIPCGIPFEAAALYHHQQQQQQQQQQQQNFFQHFPTNAASDSTGSNNNSNVQGSMGLMAPNPAEFFLWPNNQSY; from the exons ATGGCTCCGATGACGAACTGGTTAACGTTTTCTCTGTCACCAATGGAGATGTTGAGGTCATCTGATCAGTCTCAGTTTGTCTCCTATGACGCTTCTTCCGCCGCTTCCTCTTCTCCTTATCTCCTCGATAATTTCTatg gttggaCGAATCAAAAGCCACAAGAGTTTTTCAAAGAAGAAGCTCACTTAGCAGCAGCAGCTTCAATGGCGGATTCAACAATCTTAACAACGTTCGTAGACCCGCAGTCTCATACTCAGAGTCACATCCCTAAGCTCGAAGATTTTCTCGGTGACTCTTCTTCGATGGTTCGTTACTCAGACAACAGTCAAACCGAAACACAAGACTCTTCCCTTACTCAAATCTACGATCCACGTCACCACCACAACCATAACCAAACCGGGTTTTACTCCGATCACCACGATTTCAAAACCATGGCCGGTTTTCAAACCGCTTTCTCTACAAACTCCGGTTCTGAGGTCGATGACTCTGTTTCTATCGGAAGGACTCATCTCGCTGGAGAGTATTTGGGTCACGTTGTTGAATCTTCTTCTGGACCTGACCTAGGGTTTCACGGTGGATCTAATAATAACACCAACACCACTGGCGGAGCTTTGTCACTTGCGGTTAACGTTAACAACAGTACTAATCAGCACCGTAATGATAATGAGATTACTAATCATCATTACCGTGGTGGTGgtgagagaaacaacaacaacaacaacaacaacgagaaCAGCGAGAAGACAGAATCTGAGAAAGAGAAGCCAATCGTGGCTGTTGAAACATCGGATTGTTCTAATAAGAAGATTGCTGATACGTTTGGACAAAGGACTTCGATTTACAGAGGTGTTACTCG ACATAGATGGACGGGAAGATATGAAGCTCATCTATGGGATAATAGCTGTAGGAGAGAAGGTCAGGCCAGGAAAGGACGTcaag TGTACTTGG GTGGATATGACAAAGAAGATAAGGCAGCTCGAGCTTACGATTTAGCGGCTCTTAAATACTGGAATGCTACTGCTACCACAAATTTCCCT ATTACCAATTACTCCAAAGAATTGGAGGACATGAAGCACATGACCAAGCAAGAGTTCATTGCCTCCCTCAGGAG GAAGAGCAGCGGTTTCTCTAGAGGAGCTTCGATATACAGAGGTGTAACAAGGCATCATCAACAAGGACGTTGGCAAGCAAGGATTGGCCGTGTTGCCGGGAATAAAGATCTTTACCTCGGAACCTTTG CGACGGAAGAGGAAGCTGCTGAGGCGTACGACATAGCAGCAATCAAATTCAGAGGAATAAACGCTGTGACTAACTTTGAGATGAACCGTTACGACGTTGAAGCCATCATGAAGAGTGCACTTCCCATTGGTGGTGCAGCTAAACGTCTTAAGCTCTCTTTAGAAGCTGCTTCATCAGAGCAAAAGCCAATCCTCGGTCATCAACTTCATCAttttcagcagcagcagcaacagcttCAGCTTCAGTCATCTCCGAATCACAGTAGCATTAACTTCGCTCTTTGTCCTAACTCAGCGGTTCAGTCTCAACAGATCATTCCTTGTGGAATCCCTTTTGAAGCAGCTGCCCTTTACcatcaccaacaacaacagcagcagcagcagcagcaacaacagaacTTTTTCCAGCATTTTCCTACGAATGCAGCTTCTGACTCGACCGGATCTAATAACAACTCCAACGTTCAGGGATCAATGGGACTTATGGCGCCAAATCCGGCTGAGTTCTTCCTCTGGCCTAATAATCAGTCTTACTAA
- the LOC104708046 gene encoding transcription factor GTE2-like — protein MAPAVLANLNEPLFQGQCGAVFMRKYTNQPLSDAINNPNPNPNPNPYGGNNSTKQFDDSLASGDYVSFELDGYSASQLRELKKRLNSELEQVRFLRERFESGGFVSGSVYTNQARSFADETNDVGVKQTKTKKKKKTFGHGQKRSNPFDTNEPQFKRHHVVALDLMSEKVLKSMMTSCGQILVKLMKQKWSWVFNNPVDVKGLGLHDYHVIVKKPMDLGTVKGNLDKGFYRSPIAFASDVRLTFTNAMSYNPKGQDVYLMAEKLLGQFDVWFNPTLKRYEAQELKVMGSSSRPEPEPEPELNQRMWNQNQVVEHVRKGPEQISIAKKLDSVKPLPALPPPPPVMEINRVPSPPPSPVQPPPPLPPQPVSQVEARVEVGETNKGRKGKLPKPKAKDPNKRLMTMEEKAKLGVNLQELPTEKLGQLIQILRKRTRDLPQDGDEIELDIEALDNETLWELERFVTNYKKMASKIKRQGFIQNASTPPRNLPMVTEMGSAEKRGRKGGEAGEEDVDIGEDIPIEDYPSVEIERDGTAAAVSGGSSSSGSSSSSGSSSSSDSESGSSSGSDSDADSVQSPFVEAKEAP, from the exons ATGGCACCGGCGGTTTTGGCTAACTTAAACGAACCGTTGTTTCAGGGACAATGTGGCGCCGTTTTTATGAGGAAATACACTAACCAACCCCTTTCCGATGCTATCaacaaccctaaccctaaccctaaccctaatcctTACGGCGGGAACAATTCCACCAAGCAGTTCGACGATTCGTTAGCTTCTGGAGACTACGTCTCCTTTGAGCTTGATGGGTACTCCGCGAGTCAGCTCAGGGAGCTGAAGAAGCGTCTCAATTCCGAGCTCGAGCAAGTTCGGTTCCTGAGAGAACGGTTCGAATCGGGTGGGTTCGTGAGTGGCTCTGTGTATACTAATCAAGCTCGTAGCTTTGCTGACGAAACGAATGACGTTGGAGTGAAgcagacgaagacgaagaagaagaagaagacatttgGGCATGGTCAGAAACGAAGCAATCCGTTTGATACGAACGAGCCTCAATTTAAGCGTCATCATGTGGTGGCTTTGGATCTGATGTCGGAGAAGGTTTTGAAGAGTATGATGACGAGTTGTGGTCAGATCTTGGTGAAGCTGATGAAGCAGAAATGGTCATGGGTGTTCAACAATCCTGTTGATGTGAAAGGTTTAGGGCTTCATGACTATCATGTGATCGTGAAGAAGCCTATGGATCTGGGTACGGTGAAGGGGAATCTTGATAAGGGCTTTTACAGATCGCCGATTGCTTTCGCTTCTGATGTCAGGTTGACTTTCACCAATGCCATGTCGTATAACCCAAAGGGCCAAGACGTTTATTTGATGGCTGAGAAGCTTCTGGGTCAGTTTGATGTTTGGTTCAACCCTACATTGAAGAGGTACGAGGCTCAGGAGCTTAAAGTCATGGGATCATCTTCTCGTCCTGAACCTGAACCTGAACCTGAACTCAACCAAAGAATGTGGAATCAGAATCAGGTGGTGGAGCATGTGAGGAAAGGACCTGAACAGATTTCTATAGCTAAAAAGCTAGATTCAGTGAAGCCGTTACCTGCattgcctcctcctcctccagtaATGGAGATAAATCGTGTCCCATCTCCTCCTCCGTCACCGGTTcagccaccaccaccattaCCTCCCCAGCCGGTTAGCCAAGTTGAAGCACGAGTTGAAGTGGGTGAAACGAATAAGGGAAGGAAAGGGAAGTTACCGAAACCAAAGGCTAAGGATCCAAACAAGAGGCTAATGACGATGGAAGAAAAAGCAAAGCTTGGTGTAAATCTACAAGAATTGCCTACTGAGAAGCTGGGACAGTTGATTCAGATTCTGAGGAAGAGAACAAGAGACTTACCTCAAGACGGCGATGAAATTGAGTTAGATATTGAAGCTTTAGACAATGAGACTCTGTGGGAGCTTGAACGTTTTGTCACTAACTACAAAAAGATGGCTAGCAAGATCAAGCGGCAAGGTTTTATTCAAAATGCGTCAACTCCACCAAGAAATCTG CCTATGGTGACAGAAATGGGAAGTGCTGAGAAGAGAGGGAGGAAAGGAGGGGAGGCaggagaagaagatgtagaCATTGGAGAAGATATACCCATTGAGGATTATCCATCAGTAGAGATTGAGAGGGATGGTACAGCCGCTGCTGTGAGTGGTGGATCTAGTTCTTCTGGCAGCTCTAGTTCCAGTGGCAGTTCTTCGTCTAGTG ATTCGGAGTCAGGGAGTTCATCAGGAAGTGATTCTGATGCGGATAGTGTCCAATCTCCATTTGTGGAGGCAAAAGAAGCTCCTTAA
- the LOC104708048 gene encoding receptor-like cytosolic serine/threonine-protein kinase RBK1 produces the protein MAVEENENKESKDHQEIELHRNDLGLEDSISPRGVLGNAAIVSDSDNSSCSSCSSDDKSSATSPFSNTPKNVSSSYYHGLQWNKMIESIKKKSMRRFSVIPLLASYELTRKNLRRKQPKFSPSDNNAAFPSEAFFMAKPSWRNFTYEELAAATDYFNPENMIGKGGHAEVYKGVLADGETVAIKKLMSHAKEEEERVSDFLSELGIIAHVNHPNAARLRGFSSDRGLHFVLEYAPYGSLASWLFGSEECLEWKIRYKVALGIADGLSYLHNACPRRIIHRDIKASNILLNQDYEAQISDFGLAKWLPENWPHHVVFPIEGTFGYLAPEYFMHGIVDEKIDVFAFGVLLLEIITSRRAVDTASRQSIVAWAKPFLEKNSMEDIVDPRLGNEFDPTEMQRVMLTASMCIHHIAAMRPDMTRLVQLLRGEDGPAELQHKAGERTVSVSACDLQDHTSSSYLNELTRHRQLLME, from the exons ATGGCTGTTGAAG AGAAcgaaaacaaagaaagcaaagatCATCAAGAGATAGAGCTTCATAGGAACGACTTAGGCCTCGAAGATTCGATATCTCCAAGAGGTGTTCTCGGTAACGCAGCTATCGTTTCAGATTCTGACAACAGTAGTTGTAGCTCGTGTTCGTCTGATGATAAATCATCTGCGACGTCACCGTTTTCAAATACTCCTAAGAACGTTTCGTCTTCTTATTACCATGGTCTTCAATGGAACAAAATGATTGAATCTATCAAGAAGAAGTCCATGAGACGTTTCTCAGTCATTCCTCTTCTCGCAAGTTATGAACTTACCCGTAAAAACTTGCGGCGTAAGCAACCTAAGTTCTCTCCCTCTGATAATAATGCGGCCTTCCCTAGCGAAGCCTTCTTCATGGCTAAACCTTCTTGGAGAAACTTCACTTACGAAGAGCTCGCTGCAGCCACTGACTATTTCAATCCTG aGAACATGATTGGGAAAGGAGGACATGCTGAGGTATACAAAGGGGTTTTGGCTGATGGTGAGACGGTGGCGATCAAGAAGCTGATGAGTCAcgccaaggaagaagaagaaagagttagCGATTTCCTTTCAGAGCTTGGTATAATCGCACATGTAAACCACCCAAACGCAGCTCGCCTTCGCGGTTTCAGCAGTGATCGCGGTTTGCATTTTGTGCTTGAGTACGCTCCTTATGGCAGTCTTGCTTCATGGCTCTTTG GATCAGAGGAGTGTTTGGAGTGGAAGATAAGGTACAAAGTGGCTCTAGGTATAGCTGATGGTCTGAGTTATCTTCACAATGCTTGTCCAAGACGGATCATTCACCGTGACATCAAAGCTTCCAACATATTGCTCAACCAAGATTACGAAGCTCAG ATTTCAGATTTCGGACTTGCAAAATGGCTTCCAGAGAACTGGCCTCATCATGTTGTATTCCCTATCGAAGGCACATTTGg GTATCTAGCTCCAGAGTACTTTATGCACGGCATTGTCGATGAGAAGATTGATGTGTTTGCCTTTGGGGTATTACTTCTAGAGATCATAACTAGTCGCCGAGCTGTCGATACAGCAAGTAGGCAGAGCATTGTTGCATGG GCAAAACCTTTTCTTGAGAAGAATAGCATGGAGGACATTGTGGACCCTCGGCTAGGGAATGAGTTTGATCCAACAGAGATGCAACGAGTGATGCTAACAGCTTCAATGTGCATACATCATATAGCCGCTATGCGACCTGACATGACTCGG TTAGTGCAGCTGTTGCGTGGAGAAGACGGGCCAGCTGAGCTGCAGCACAAGGCAGGTGAAAGAACAGTGAGTGTGAGCGCATGTGATCTACAAGATCACACTTCTTCCTCATATCTCAATGAGCTAACCCGCCATAGGCAACTCTTGATGGAGTAA